Proteins from a genomic interval of Pararge aegeria chromosome 26, ilParAegt1.1, whole genome shotgun sequence:
- the LOC120635079 gene encoding uncharacterized protein LOC120635079, giving the protein EFLQANLNHCARAQDLLIQHMAEWQIQVATAAEPYFIPTQSNWAGDVEGSVAVVVPAHGIPLVPQRSGPGFVAVVWGEVTLIGVYFSPNKPLSAFEAYLRSLEPVVRGAAPTQVILMGDLNAKSAAWVSPITDLRGVELENWAAMVGLVLLNQGRANTCVRRQGGSI; this is encoded by the coding sequence gaatttctgcaggccaatctgaaccactgcgcccgtgcccaggacctcctgatacaacacatggcggagtggcagattcaagtggcgacagccgccgagccctacttcatccctactcaatcaaattgggctggtgacgtcgagggatcggtggctgttgtggtgccggcacatggaattccactggttccacaacgcagcggaccagggtttgtagcggtcgtgtggggggaggtgacactaattggagtatacttctccccaaacaaacccctgtctgccttcgaggcttatcttagaagtctggagccagtggtgagaggtgcggccccgacccaggtaatcctgatgggggacctaaatgcgaagtctgcggcgtgggtatcccccataacagatctgaggggagttgagttggagaactgggctgccatggtcggcctggtccttctcaaccaaggacgcgcaaacacctgtgtgcgacggcagggggggtcaata